CTGCGCCCCGGTCTTCTTGACGCGCTGGCCCGGCTGGGCGAGGTCCGGCACACCGACACCCAGACCCCCGGACGCACCGAGATCGAGTTGTGGCTGCCGGACGCGGACGCGGTGCCTGCCGTCGCCGACGCCATCCACGCCAGCGGCGCCCGGCTGCACGCCCTGACCCCACGCCGCCCGGATCTGGAAACGATGTTCCTGGAACTGATCGAGGACCGTCCCGCTGGCACGTCTGCTCCATCGGAGGCCGTCCGTGCATAACGCTCTCCTGATCGCCGAACTGTCCCTGCGCGAGGCGATTCGCAAACGCCTGGTCAGCGTGCTGATTGTCCTGAGCCTTCTCTTTCTCGGATTCTACCTGTACGGCATCTACCGCCTGGAGCTCAACCTGAACGAGCGGGCCGTGGACGCCGGGCTGGACGGACGCAGCGCGACGGGCCTGTCGAACGTTCCGGTGATGTATGCGGCGATGTTCGGCATGTATCTGGTGTATTTCCTGGGCGCGCTGATGTCGGTGCTGTCCACCGTGGGCGCGGTCAGCGGCGACATTGAGAACGGCGTGATGCAGAGCGTGATCGCCCGCCCGATCAGCCGGGCGCAGCTGGTGCTGGGACGCTGGATGGGCTTCACGGTGGTCAATGTAGTGTACGTGGCCTTGCTGGGGCTCGCGCTGCTCGCGGGCGTGTACGCCATCACCGGCTACCTGCCTCCTTCGCCCGCCCCCGCACTGGGCCTGATTCTGCTGGCCGTCACCCTGCTGACCGCCCTGACCGTGCTGGGGAGCACGCTGTTTACCACTCTGGCCAACGGCATCGGCGTGTTTGTGCTGTACGGCGCGGGCTTCACGGGGGGCATCCTGAACGCCATCGGCACCTTTGCCGACAGTCCCACGCTGGCCACGCTGGGCCGTGCCGCCAATATCGTGATGCCCACCAACGCACTGTGGCTGGGGTCCAGCTACCTGCTGCAACCCCCCGTGCTGCTGGAGATCAGCAAGGCTGCGCGCGGGGCCAACCCGTTCTTCGGCTCGGACCCGATCCCGGTGGCGCTGGTCCTGTGGGCCGCCGCGCTGGCTGCCCTGGCGGTGAGTGCGGCAATGTGGCGCTTCAGTCGGCGGGATCTGTAGCGGTACAGGGCTTCTATTCCCGTTTCTTTCCGGTCCAGACCGTAGCAGGAAAAAGCCCCCTTCACTGGAAAGGGGACTGGAGGGTTCTGCAGGTCAGTCTGAGGCTTCCGGTTTGCCCGAAGCCTGGACCCGCTCCAACGTAAGCCCTGAGGTGGGGACGCCCTCGCTCAGTTCGTCGGCACGCTCGGCCAGTTGCTGGCGGCGGCGGGCCAACTGCCCGTGCTTGGGCGCGAAGACGAAGGCCAACAGGAAGAGGAGGCTCTGCACCAGCACGATGCACGCGCCCGTCGCGCCGTCCAGGAAGTAGCTGCCGTAGGTGCCGATGACGGCGGAGCCGACACCGCAAGCCACGGCGATCCACATCATCCTGGAGAACCGGTCGGTCAGCAGGTAGGCGGTGGCCCCCGGCGTAATCAGCATGGCGACCACCAGAATCACCCCCACGGTTTGCAGCGCGGTCACGATGGTCAGGGCCAGCATGGTCAGCAGCACGTAGTTCAGCACGCCGGTGTTCAGGCCAATCGAGCGGGCGTGGGTGGGGTCGAAGACGTACAGCAGCAGATCTTTGCGCAGAAGCAAGGTCACGATCAGCGCGATTGCCCCGGCGATCACCGTCTGCCACAGTTCCGAGTCGCCTATGCCCAGTACGTCCCCGAAGAGGATGTGACTCAAATGGACGTCGCTGGAAATCTTGGAGATCATCACCAGACCCAGCGAGAACAGCGCCGTGAAGACCACCCCGATCACGGTGTCCTCCTTGACCCGGGAGCGCGACTGGATAAAACCGATGGCACTCACGGTCAGCAGCCCGAAGACGAACGCCCCGATCACGAAGGGCAGCCCCAGGAGGTACGAAATGATGACGCCGGGCAGCACCGCATGTGATACAGCGTCGCCCATCAGTGACCAGCCCTTGAGGATCACGAAGCACGACAGCACCGCGCAGACCGTGCCCACTAGGGCGCTGACCAGCAGGGCACGGGTCATGAAGTCGTATTGCAGCGGGGCCAGCAAGAATTCCAGGGTCATGGGCGGTCCTCCTGATGGGTGGTGCGGGGAGCGTGCAGCGGTGAGCGCCCGCCGAAGGTATGGGCCAGATTCTCGGCGGTCAGCACCTGCCCGGTGGGGCCGTAGAGCAACACGGTGCGCTCAGCGATCAGAGCCACCTCGTCGCAGAACGTTTCCAGTGTCCCCAGATCGTGCGTACTGACCAACATGGAGCGGCCCTCGCGGCGCAACTCGCCCATCAGCGCGATGATCGCCTCGCTGGTGCCCACGTCCACGCCGCCAAAGGGTTCGTCCAGCAGCAGCAGCCGGCCCTCCTGCGCCAATGCGCGGGCCAGGAAGGCACGTTTGCGCTGCCCACCGCTGAGTTCCCCGATCTGCCGTCCGGCGAGCGCACGCATGCCCACGCGCTCCAGGCTCTCATCCACCAGCGTCTCGTCGGCGGCGCTCGGGCGACGCAGCCAACCCATCTTGCCCTGGCGG
This DNA window, taken from Deinococcus humi, encodes the following:
- a CDS encoding ABC transporter permease, whose amino-acid sequence is MHNALLIAELSLREAIRKRLVSVLIVLSLLFLGFYLYGIYRLELNLNERAVDAGLDGRSATGLSNVPVMYAAMFGMYLVYFLGALMSVLSTVGAVSGDIENGVMQSVIARPISRAQLVLGRWMGFTVVNVVYVALLGLALLAGVYAITGYLPPSPAPALGLILLAVTLLTALTVLGSTLFTTLANGIGVFVLYGAGFTGGILNAIGTFADSPTLATLGRAANIVMPTNALWLGSSYLLQPPVLLEISKAARGANPFFGSDPIPVALVLWAAALAALAVSAAMWRFSRRDL
- a CDS encoding metal ABC transporter permease gives rise to the protein MTLEFLLAPLQYDFMTRALLVSALVGTVCAVLSCFVILKGWSLMGDAVSHAVLPGVIISYLLGLPFVIGAFVFGLLTVSAIGFIQSRSRVKEDTVIGVVFTALFSLGLVMISKISSDVHLSHILFGDVLGIGDSELWQTVIAGAIALIVTLLLRKDLLLYVFDPTHARSIGLNTGVLNYVLLTMLALTIVTALQTVGVILVVAMLITPGATAYLLTDRFSRMMWIAVACGVGSAVIGTYGSYFLDGATGACIVLVQSLLFLLAFVFAPKHGQLARRRQQLAERADELSEGVPTSGLTLERVQASGKPEASD
- a CDS encoding metal ABC transporter ATP-binding protein; its protein translation is MIALDVDNVSVAYGGGRLSLRQASLKVGSGSVCGLVGMNGAGKSTLFKTVMGFLPPLRGSVQVFGQPVIRAQKAGLIAYVPQSEDVDWNFPVSVREVVMMGRQGKMGWLRRPSAADETLVDESLERVGMRALAGRQIGELSGGQRKRAFLARALAQEGRLLLLDEPFGGVDVGTSEAIIALMGELRREGRSMLVSTHDLGTLETFCDEVALIAERTVLLYGPTGQVLTAENLAHTFGGRSPLHAPRTTHQEDRP